Sequence from the Streptomyces sp. NBC_00358 genome:
CTCGCCGACCGTCATGTGGCCATCCGCCCCGGCACCGACGCGTCCCTCCTGGCGGCGATGGCGTACGTCCTCTTCGAGGAGAAGCTCGTCGACCTCGGCGCGCTCGCCCCGCACGTCCTGGGTGTCGACGAACTCCCGGACGCTCTAAAGGACTTCACCCCTGAGGCGGCGAGTGCGGCCTGCGACGTGGACGCCGGGACCATCCGGGAGCTGGCGCGCGAGCTGGCCGCCGCGCCGACCGCCGCCGTCTACGGCCGGATCGGAAGCTGCACGGTCCCGCACGGCACCCTGGCGAGCTGGCTGGTGGACGTCCTCAACATCCTCACCGGCAACCTCGACCGGCCCGGCGGCGCCCTCTTCCCGACGGCCGCCACCGACCGGTCGCCCCGCCCCGCGGGCCCCGGCCACGGCTTCGCGCTCGGCCGCTGGCACAGCCGGGTGAGCCGGCACCCGGAGGCCAAGGGCGAACTGCCGCTGGCCGCCCTGGCGGAGGAGATCGACACCGCGACCCCCGAAGGCAGCCCGGTCCGCGCCGTCATCGCCGTCGCCGCCAACCCCGTTCTCTCCGCACCCGACGGCCTCCGCCTCGACAAGGCGCTCGACTCGCTGGACTTCATGGTCAGCGTCGACCCGTACCTGAACGAGACCTCGCGCCACGCCCACGTCGTACTCCCGCCGCCCCCGCCCTCCCGGAGCGCGCACCACGACTTCGCGTTCAACACCCTCGCCGTCCGCAACCAGGTCCGCTACAACCGTCCCGCCGTCCCCCTGGAGGAGGGCCGGATGGCGGAGACCGAGATCCTCGCCCGGCTCGTCCTCGCCGCGACCGGTATGCACGGCGCCGACCCGTCCGCCGTGGACGCGATGGTCATCGACGGCACCCTCGCCAAGGCGGTCGGGGACACCACGTCGCCGGTGCACGGGCGCGACCCGCGGGAACTCGCCGCCGCCCTCACCGGTGAGAACGGTCCCGAGCGCCGTCTCGACATGATGCTGCGCCTCGGCCCCTACGGCGACGGCTTCGGGGCGCGGCCCGACGGCCTGACCCTGGACGGGCTGCTCGCGCACCCGCACGGCATCGACCTCGGGCCGCTCGCCTCCTGTCTGCCGGGACGGCTGAAGACCGGCAGCGGGAAGATCGAGCTGCTCCCCGGGCCGATCGCCGGCGATCTGCCGCGTCTGCGCGAGGCGCTGCGCGAGCGCCCGGCGGCCATCGTCCTGGTCGGCCGCCGTCATCTGCGGTCCAACAACAGCTGGATGCACAACGTTCCGGCGCTGACCGGCGGTTCCAACCGCTGCACCCTGCACGTCCACCCCGACGACGCGGCCCGGCTCGGGCTCGCCGACGGGTCGGCCGTACGCGTCAAGGGCGCCGGAGGGGAGGTGACCGCCCCCGTGGAGGTCACCGACACCGTGCGGCGCGGTGTGGTGAGCCTCCCGCACGG
This genomic interval carries:
- a CDS encoding molybdopterin oxidoreductase family protein → MLSASVCHRSHRPPGGPVSRTSGTTPDSRTALRVCPLCEATCGLTLTIEGTRVTGARGDRDDVFSKGFICPKGASFGASDGDPDRLRTPLVREDGELREATWEEAFDAVAAGLRQVVERYGPNALGVVLGNPNVHTMAGALYPQVLLGALRTHSVFTASTVDQMPKHVSSGLLYGDANAIPVPDLDHTDHLLLIGANPLESNGSLCTAPDFPGRLRALRARGGTLTVIDPRRTRTAKLADRHVAIRPGTDASLLAAMAYVLFEEKLVDLGALAPHVLGVDELPDALKDFTPEAASAACDVDAGTIRELARELAAAPTAAVYGRIGSCTVPHGTLASWLVDVLNILTGNLDRPGGALFPTAATDRSPRPAGPGHGFALGRWHSRVSRHPEAKGELPLAALAEEIDTATPEGSPVRAVIAVAANPVLSAPDGLRLDKALDSLDFMVSVDPYLNETSRHAHVVLPPPPPSRSAHHDFAFNTLAVRNQVRYNRPAVPLEEGRMAETEILARLVLAATGMHGADPSAVDAMVIDGTLAKAVGDTTSPVHGRDPRELAAALTGENGPERRLDMMLRLGPYGDGFGARPDGLTLDGLLAHPHGIDLGPLASCLPGRLKTGSGKIELLPGPIAGDLPRLREALRERPAAIVLVGRRHLRSNNSWMHNVPALTGGSNRCTLHVHPDDAARLGLADGSAVRVKGAGGEVTAPVEVTDTVRRGVVSLPHGWGHDRPGTRMSHAALDPGVNVNQLLDGSLLDPLSGTAVLNGVPVELAACP